In one window of Cydia pomonella isolate Wapato2018A chromosome 16, ilCydPomo1, whole genome shotgun sequence DNA:
- the LOC133526157 gene encoding oocyte zinc finger protein XlCOF6-like, translated as MELEKACIKMEVETETCVKTEPEELCVMYPSIVTVKEEPSCNDSTNVDTSHTNSWNSSYATQENPCSTEPGVFKEEPFNMDHMNSGMRKAWANPHTEIKGEAVCVTKPVIVMAEPFSEDNTPSTSQAITGASPYAYNVKGAVYATDPKVVKVEPLCEDNDPSTSQGYAHKVKVEAEFVKEPGLQAKKEIEDKNEDVSASEATAWDELYDKHVVKEEVVLSPESLHRPYAASKLLVPHIKADRKAPEGNFSNKPELFEIKHSYQNYMCPQCDYVADDEKSLRTHSNSLHTTTILYYCSVCTYSTPNKIYLKRHQNVHTGKKRFKCSYCDYACQTKSDIQKHEITHTGEKPFSCSICDYQCNRKGSLLIHERAHTGDKPYQCNQCDYKCARKDSLQRHQVLHASEKPFECNLCDFKSYQKASLRIHQMIHTGEKSFACSYCDFKCRHRYTLQTHQMIHTRQKPFECNNCDYKCSRKSDLRKHQTTHSDEKPFKCSDCDYACRQKSDLLKHQKRHAGTKLFQCTHCDYKCGRNVDLRKHQTTHGGAAVKM; from the exons ATGGAACTAGAAAAAGCATGCATAAAAATGGAAGTGGAGACCGAAACCTGTGTGAAGACCGAACCTGAAGAATTGTGTGTAATGTATCCCAGCATAGTTACTGTGAAAGAGGAGCCTTCATGCAATGATAGTACAAATGTTGATACAAGTCACACAAATTCATGGAACAGTTCATATGCAACGCAAGAGAATCCTTGTTCAACAGAGCCTGGAGTGTTCAAGGAAGAGCCCTTTAACATGGACCATATGAATTCTGGTATGAGAAAAGCATGGGCCAATCCTCATACTGAAATCAAGGGAGAGGCAGTGTGTGTAACCAAGCCTGTAATTGTGATGGCGGAGCCCTTTAGCGAGGACAATACTCCATCTACAAGCCAGGCAATCACAGGGGCGAGCCCTTATGCCTATAACGTCAAAGGGGCAGTGTATGCAACAGACCCGAAAGTTGTGAAGGTTGAGCCCTTGTGCGAGGATAATGACCCTTCTACAAGTCAAGGCTATGCTCATAAAGTCAAGGTAGAGGCAGAATTTGTAAAAGAGCCTGGTCTTCAAGCGAAAAAGGAGATAGAGGATAAAAATGAAGATGTGTCTGCGAGTGAGGCAACTGCATGGGATGAGCTTTATGACAAACATGTGGTTAAGGAGGAGGTTGTGCTGAGCCCGGAATCACTTCACCGGCCTTACGCTGCCTCTAAACTATTGG TGCCGCATATCAAAGCAGACAGAAAAGCGCCAGAAGGGAACTTCTCAAACAAGCCagaattatttgaaataaagcACAGCTATCAAAATTACATGTGCCCTCAATGTGACTACGTAGCAGACGACGAGAAAAGTTTGAGGACACATTCAAATAGTTTACACACTACAACAATACTTTACTACTGCAGTGTATGTACTTACTCTACtcctaataaaatatatttaaaacgtcATCAAAATGTACATACCGGTAAAAAGCGTTTTAAGTGTAGTTATTGCGATTATGCTTGTCAAACTAAATCAGATATACAAAAGCACGAGATCACTCACACTGGTGAGAAACCCTTTAGCTGCAGCATTTGCGATTATCAGTGCAATCGCAAAGGAAGCTTACTAATCCACGAGAGGGCACACACAGGGGACAAACCTTATCAGTGCAACCAATGCGACTACAAATGTGCTCGAAAAGATAGCTTACAAAGACACCAGGTTCTACACGCCAGTGAAAAACCATTTGAATGTAACCTCTGCGATTTCAAGTCTTACCAAAAAGCAAGCCTGCGTATCCACCAAATGATACACACTGGAGAGAAGAGTTTTGCATGTAGCTACTGCGATTTTAAATGCAGGCACAGATACACTCTTCAAACCCATCAGATGATACACACTAGGCAGAAACCATTCGAGTGCAACAACTGCGACTACAAGTGCAGTCGAAAATCAGATTTGCGAAAACACCAGACAACACATTCCGATGAAAAGCCTTTCAAATGTAGCGACTGTGATTACGCATGTCGTCAAAAATCAGACTTACTCAAGCACCAGAAGAGACACGCTGGGACCAAATTGTTTCAATGTACCCACTGCGACTACAAATGTGGTCGTAATGTTGATTTACGAAAACATCAGACAACACACGGAGGCGCAGCTGTTAAAATGTGA
- the LOC133526198 gene encoding zinc finger protein 431-like isoform X1, whose product MSSEPVFVKVECELDTQECNVKKEEPSSEEPQPINQYLLDVHVNMEPSYRIKEAEEVERDWDNSIETCNVKKVMELSPKVPGPSDMDYLYNVHIKEEPDLIVIKEDSEPHSSNPHGAAESEDCDLYMNHKAEDGSSHGSAFKGAQIKTENFPSQGWRCSVKLERMQVDAARRTCRVGRRTYTLHRPTFFCDFCGSSFQDKQLLVDHEKTEHGATSFMCNKCEFTTINRTVMKAHIRKHNATRLFRCGVCSYSSLLRTAVRRHRKTHSVESFKCRYCDFTCGNKNYFALHEKMHTGAKLTLRCDHCDFSSVLKPNLERHMLLHMGIKPFKCSNCNVACSSKTDLRIHQRIHTGERPFKCNLCNFSSTTKTSLRYHLMRHTGDMPYKCDYCDYKCCKKQRLKRHLMTHNDLKPFKCGQCDYRCSQKANLKRHQLRHTGGKPYKCSQCNYTARYHSSVLRHQKTLHYGENSIVHKSDLKIHQESHVSKHRSEKSLKCTYCDFFCQRKFNFQRHIRRCHNEKLEKLYKCTDCEYTTDFSCNLKIHQLVHAGDELDKDKPLKCTHCKYRCSKEANMQVHIMTHTDEKPLKCSYCDYTCRANKALLKHLVKHGVKPFKCKWCDFTCDSWTILQNHKVVHAGEKRYKCSVCDYACTRSSGLTSHKVVHSGEKSYACNICNYKTVRRSSLNRHLATHTDYKPFKCSYCDHSCRHAYLLRRHEALHKKETMNVASDETILSLQAPVSPLQEQQEIVVKQENV is encoded by the exons ATGTCTTCGGAGCCAGTTTTCGTAAAAGTGGAGTGTGAGTTGGATACGCAAGAATGTAATGTGAAAAAAGAGGAGCCGAGTTCTGAGGAACCCCAGCCCATTAACCAATACTTATTAGATG taCATGTCAACATGGAACCATCATATCGAATCAAGGAGGCTGAAGAAGTGGAGCGTGACTGGGACAACAGTATAGAAACCTGCAATGTGAAGAAAGTGATGGAGTTAAGTCCCAAGGTGCCTGGACCCAGTGATATGGATTATTTGTACAATG TACATATTAAAGAGGAACCAGATCTGATAGTAATCAAAGAGGACTCTGAGCCACACAGCAGCAACCCACATGGGGCAGCCGAGAGTGAAGACTGTGACTTGTACATGAACCACAAAGCTGAGGATGGGTCGTCTCATGGGTCAGCGTTTAAAG GGGCACAGATAAAAACTGAGAATTTTCCATCACAAGGCTGGCGTTGCTCGGTGAAGCTGGAGCGTATGCAGGTGGACGCGGCGCGCCGCACGTGCCGGGTCGGGCGCCGCACCTACACGCTGCACCGGCCGACCTTCTTCTGCGACTTCTGTGGCTCGTCATTCCAAGACAAACAGCTTCTCGTAGACCACGAGAAAACAGAACACGGTGCCACGAGTTTCATGTGCAACAAATGTGAATTTACTACTATCAACAGGACGGTTATGAAGGCTCACATCCGTAAACACAACGCGACTCGACTGTTCCGCTGTGGTGTCTGTAGCTACTCCAGCTTATTAAGAACGGCTGTGCGCCGTCATCGAAAAACGCATAGTGTAGAATCTTTCAAGTGCAGGTACTGTGACTTCACATGtggtaataaaaattatttcgcACTACACGAGAAAATGCACACTGGTGCAAAGCTGACCCTTAGATGTGATCACTGTGATTTTAGTTCCGTTCTAAAACCTAACTTGGAAAGACATATGTTGTTGCACATGGGTATTAAACCGTTTAAGTGTAGCAATTGCAATGTCGCGTGTAGTTCGAAAACAGATTTACGAATTCATCAGAGAATACACACGGGGGAGAGGCCGTTCAAATGTAACCTCTGTAATTTTTCAAGCACTACAAAAACGAGCTTACGTTATCACCTAATGCGGCACACCGGGGACATGCCTTATAAATGTGATTATTGTGACTACAAATGTTGTAAAAAACAAAGGTTGAAAAGACATTTGATGACGCACAATGACTTAAAGCCATTTAAATGCGGTCAATGTGATTACCGGTGCAGTCAGAAAGCAAACTTAAAAAGACACCAGTTGAGACACACTGGTGGAAAGCCTTACAAATGTAGTCAATGTAACTACACAGCCCGGTATCACAGCAGTGTACTAAGACATCAAAAAACATTGCATTATGGTGAAAACAGTATAGTGCATAAATCGGACTTAAAAATTCATCAAGAATCTCACGTCAGTAAACACAGAAgtgaaaaatctttaaaatgcACTTACTGTGATTTCTTTTGCCAACGGAAGTTTAACTTCCAAAGACATATAAGAAGGTGCCACAATGAGAAACTTGAGAAGTTATATAAATGTACCGATTGCGAGTACACTACTGATTTTTCCTGTAACCTAAAAATACACCAGCTGGTTCATGCAGGGGATGAGCTTGACAAAGACAAGCCATTGAAATGTACGCATTGTAAATACAGGTGTAGTAAGGAAGCAAATATGCAAGTACACATCATGACACATACAGATGAAAAGCCTCTAAAATGTAGCTACTGTGACTACACATGCCGTGCCAACAAAGCTCTGCTAAAGCATTTGGTGAAACATGGAGTAAAGCCTTTTAAATGCAAATGGTGCGACTTCACATGTGATTCATGGACAATCTTACAAAATCATAAAGTCGTGCACGCTGGTGAAAAGCGATATAAATGTAGCGTTTGTGATTATGCATGTACTCGCTCATCAGGACTAACATCACACAAGGTAGTACACAGTGGGGAGAAGTCATATGCATGTAATATCTGCAATTACAAGACTGTTCGGAGATCAAGCTTAAACCGTCACCTGGCAACACATACTGATTATAAGCCTTTCAAATGTAGTTATTGTGATCACTCTTGCAGGCATGCATATTTACTACGTCGGCACGAGGCATTGCACAAAAAGGAAACGATGAATGTAGCAAGTGATGAAACAATTTTGAGCCTCCAGGCGCCGGTCTCGCCCTTACAAGAACAGCAAGAGATAGTTGTGAAACAGGAAAACGTATGA
- the LOC133526198 gene encoding zinc finger protein 845-like isoform X2 gives MSSEPVFVKVECELDTQECNVKKEEPSSEEPQPINQYLLDVHIKEEPDLIVIKEDSEPHSSNPHGAAESEDCDLYMNHKAEDGSSHGSAFKGAQIKTENFPSQGWRCSVKLERMQVDAARRTCRVGRRTYTLHRPTFFCDFCGSSFQDKQLLVDHEKTEHGATSFMCNKCEFTTINRTVMKAHIRKHNATRLFRCGVCSYSSLLRTAVRRHRKTHSVESFKCRYCDFTCGNKNYFALHEKMHTGAKLTLRCDHCDFSSVLKPNLERHMLLHMGIKPFKCSNCNVACSSKTDLRIHQRIHTGERPFKCNLCNFSSTTKTSLRYHLMRHTGDMPYKCDYCDYKCCKKQRLKRHLMTHNDLKPFKCGQCDYRCSQKANLKRHQLRHTGGKPYKCSQCNYTARYHSSVLRHQKTLHYGENSIVHKSDLKIHQESHVSKHRSEKSLKCTYCDFFCQRKFNFQRHIRRCHNEKLEKLYKCTDCEYTTDFSCNLKIHQLVHAGDELDKDKPLKCTHCKYRCSKEANMQVHIMTHTDEKPLKCSYCDYTCRANKALLKHLVKHGVKPFKCKWCDFTCDSWTILQNHKVVHAGEKRYKCSVCDYACTRSSGLTSHKVVHSGEKSYACNICNYKTVRRSSLNRHLATHTDYKPFKCSYCDHSCRHAYLLRRHEALHKKETMNVASDETILSLQAPVSPLQEQQEIVVKQENV, from the exons ATGTCTTCGGAGCCAGTTTTCGTAAAAGTGGAGTGTGAGTTGGATACGCAAGAATGTAATGTGAAAAAAGAGGAGCCGAGTTCTGAGGAACCCCAGCCCATTAACCAATACTTATTAGATG TACATATTAAAGAGGAACCAGATCTGATAGTAATCAAAGAGGACTCTGAGCCACACAGCAGCAACCCACATGGGGCAGCCGAGAGTGAAGACTGTGACTTGTACATGAACCACAAAGCTGAGGATGGGTCGTCTCATGGGTCAGCGTTTAAAG GGGCACAGATAAAAACTGAGAATTTTCCATCACAAGGCTGGCGTTGCTCGGTGAAGCTGGAGCGTATGCAGGTGGACGCGGCGCGCCGCACGTGCCGGGTCGGGCGCCGCACCTACACGCTGCACCGGCCGACCTTCTTCTGCGACTTCTGTGGCTCGTCATTCCAAGACAAACAGCTTCTCGTAGACCACGAGAAAACAGAACACGGTGCCACGAGTTTCATGTGCAACAAATGTGAATTTACTACTATCAACAGGACGGTTATGAAGGCTCACATCCGTAAACACAACGCGACTCGACTGTTCCGCTGTGGTGTCTGTAGCTACTCCAGCTTATTAAGAACGGCTGTGCGCCGTCATCGAAAAACGCATAGTGTAGAATCTTTCAAGTGCAGGTACTGTGACTTCACATGtggtaataaaaattatttcgcACTACACGAGAAAATGCACACTGGTGCAAAGCTGACCCTTAGATGTGATCACTGTGATTTTAGTTCCGTTCTAAAACCTAACTTGGAAAGACATATGTTGTTGCACATGGGTATTAAACCGTTTAAGTGTAGCAATTGCAATGTCGCGTGTAGTTCGAAAACAGATTTACGAATTCATCAGAGAATACACACGGGGGAGAGGCCGTTCAAATGTAACCTCTGTAATTTTTCAAGCACTACAAAAACGAGCTTACGTTATCACCTAATGCGGCACACCGGGGACATGCCTTATAAATGTGATTATTGTGACTACAAATGTTGTAAAAAACAAAGGTTGAAAAGACATTTGATGACGCACAATGACTTAAAGCCATTTAAATGCGGTCAATGTGATTACCGGTGCAGTCAGAAAGCAAACTTAAAAAGACACCAGTTGAGACACACTGGTGGAAAGCCTTACAAATGTAGTCAATGTAACTACACAGCCCGGTATCACAGCAGTGTACTAAGACATCAAAAAACATTGCATTATGGTGAAAACAGTATAGTGCATAAATCGGACTTAAAAATTCATCAAGAATCTCACGTCAGTAAACACAGAAgtgaaaaatctttaaaatgcACTTACTGTGATTTCTTTTGCCAACGGAAGTTTAACTTCCAAAGACATATAAGAAGGTGCCACAATGAGAAACTTGAGAAGTTATATAAATGTACCGATTGCGAGTACACTACTGATTTTTCCTGTAACCTAAAAATACACCAGCTGGTTCATGCAGGGGATGAGCTTGACAAAGACAAGCCATTGAAATGTACGCATTGTAAATACAGGTGTAGTAAGGAAGCAAATATGCAAGTACACATCATGACACATACAGATGAAAAGCCTCTAAAATGTAGCTACTGTGACTACACATGCCGTGCCAACAAAGCTCTGCTAAAGCATTTGGTGAAACATGGAGTAAAGCCTTTTAAATGCAAATGGTGCGACTTCACATGTGATTCATGGACAATCTTACAAAATCATAAAGTCGTGCACGCTGGTGAAAAGCGATATAAATGTAGCGTTTGTGATTATGCATGTACTCGCTCATCAGGACTAACATCACACAAGGTAGTACACAGTGGGGAGAAGTCATATGCATGTAATATCTGCAATTACAAGACTGTTCGGAGATCAAGCTTAAACCGTCACCTGGCAACACATACTGATTATAAGCCTTTCAAATGTAGTTATTGTGATCACTCTTGCAGGCATGCATATTTACTACGTCGGCACGAGGCATTGCACAAAAAGGAAACGATGAATGTAGCAAGTGATGAAACAATTTTGAGCCTCCAGGCGCCGGTCTCGCCCTTACAAGAACAGCAAGAGATAGTTGTGAAACAGGAAAACGTATGA
- the LOC133526158 gene encoding uncharacterized protein LOC133526158 isoform X1: protein MEIQVEKPVSSARSEIIVRHARSDDVSEIYDIIKLEIPDDNFPSLKHFCRDGFETSPPWFQVLVAERDGNILGCALYYRYYWPRPSPPGRALVLLMLTVRKSSRRCGVGTKLFRGLCRVALEENAQLNWTYPVSDPAAAFFAQFKPDISDDLDGTYIMRISPKTVREIAARKMRANKDISIQLARQEDMAEFSMMIREISEIRDTLNGRHLNEKDFIEDGFTSSPPWFFALIAWRAGAAVGTVVGQPLYNWKKSFDMQSLYVRPEARRCGLAKQLIVEFCRKAEEEGMKQVDFHTHPVNTEALALYANFGAQKLFDDHGSFRLEVDKIKNILAEK, encoded by the exons ATGGAGATACAAGTAGAAAAACCAGTATCTAGTGCACGTAGTGAAATCATCGTACGACATGCCCGTTCAGATGATGTATCTGAGATATACGACATTATTAAACTG GAAATCCCAGATGACAATTTTCCTTCTCTTAAAC ATTTCTGCAGAGACGGATTCGAGACGTCGCCACCATGGTTTCAAGTATTAGTTGCAGAGAGAGACGGCAATATTCTCGGTTGCGCACTGTACTATCGCTATTATTGGCCGCGGCCGTCGCCGCCGGGCCGAGCGCTAGTGCTGCTCATGTTGACCGTGCGTAAGAGTTCGCGACGGTGTGGTGTGGGTACCAAACTCTTTCGAGGGCTTTGCCGG gtGGCACTCGAAGAAAACGCGCAGTTGAACTGGACGTATCCCGTAAGTGATCCTGCAGCTGCTTTCTTCGCGCAGTTCAAACCTGACATCAGTGATGACTTGGACGGGACCTACATCATGCGAATAAGTCCCAAGACTGTTCGTGAAATTGCCGCAAG aaaaatgCGCGCCAATAAAGATATTTCAATTCAGCTGGCTCGGCAAGAGGATATGGCAGAATTTAGCATGATGATACGA GAAATATCAGAAATACGAGATACTTTGAACGGTCGACATCTTAATGAAAAGG attttatagaAGACGGTTTCACCAGCTCCCCGCCATGGTTCTTCGCACTCATAGCGTGGCGAGCGGGAGCTGCTGTAGGCACAGTGGTTGGCCAACCTCTGTACAACTGGAAGAAGAGCTTCGACATGCAGAGCTTGTATGTACGGCCTGAGGCGCGGCGCTGCGGGCTGGCTAAACAGCTTATTGTGGAATTTTGTCGT AAAGCCGAGGAAGAAGGTATGAAGCAGGTGGACTTCCACACGCATCCTGTGAACACAGAAGCGTTGGCTTTGTACGCCAACTTTGGCGCTCAAAAGCTGTTTGACGACCACGGGTCTTTTCGCCTCGAAGTCGATAAGATTAAGAACATTTTAgcagaaaaataa
- the LOC133526158 gene encoding uncharacterized protein LOC133526158 isoform X2 — protein MEIQVEKPVSSARSEIIVRHARSDDVSEIYDIIKLEIPDDNFPSLKHFCRDGFETSPPWFQVLVAERDGNILGCALYYRYYWPRPSPPGRALVLLMLTVRKSSRRCGVGTKLFRGLCRVALEENAQLNWTYPVSDPAAAFFAQFKPDISDDLDGTYIMRISPKTVREIAARKMRANKDISIQLARQEDMAEFSMMIREISEIRDTLNGRHLNEKDFIEDGFTSSPPWFFALIAWRAGAAVGTVVGQPLYNWKKSFDMQSLYVRPEARRCGLAKQLIVEFCRVTPGIPAPGATHASYATECRISRTFLVKYRKPRKKV, from the exons ATGGAGATACAAGTAGAAAAACCAGTATCTAGTGCACGTAGTGAAATCATCGTACGACATGCCCGTTCAGATGATGTATCTGAGATATACGACATTATTAAACTG GAAATCCCAGATGACAATTTTCCTTCTCTTAAAC ATTTCTGCAGAGACGGATTCGAGACGTCGCCACCATGGTTTCAAGTATTAGTTGCAGAGAGAGACGGCAATATTCTCGGTTGCGCACTGTACTATCGCTATTATTGGCCGCGGCCGTCGCCGCCGGGCCGAGCGCTAGTGCTGCTCATGTTGACCGTGCGTAAGAGTTCGCGACGGTGTGGTGTGGGTACCAAACTCTTTCGAGGGCTTTGCCGG gtGGCACTCGAAGAAAACGCGCAGTTGAACTGGACGTATCCCGTAAGTGATCCTGCAGCTGCTTTCTTCGCGCAGTTCAAACCTGACATCAGTGATGACTTGGACGGGACCTACATCATGCGAATAAGTCCCAAGACTGTTCGTGAAATTGCCGCAAG aaaaatgCGCGCCAATAAAGATATTTCAATTCAGCTGGCTCGGCAAGAGGATATGGCAGAATTTAGCATGATGATACGA GAAATATCAGAAATACGAGATACTTTGAACGGTCGACATCTTAATGAAAAGG attttatagaAGACGGTTTCACCAGCTCCCCGCCATGGTTCTTCGCACTCATAGCGTGGCGAGCGGGAGCTGCTGTAGGCACAGTGGTTGGCCAACCTCTGTACAACTGGAAGAAGAGCTTCGACATGCAGAGCTTGTATGTACGGCCTGAGGCGCGGCGCTGCGGGCTGGCTAAACAGCTTATTGTGGAATTTTGTCGT GTGACACCCGGAATTCCCGCACCGGGTGCCACCCATGCTAGCTACGCCACTGAGTGTAGGATCTCTCGGACTTTTTTAGTTAAGTATAG AAAGCCGAGGAAGAAGGTATGA